The following coding sequences are from one Roseofilum casamattae BLCC-M143 window:
- a CDS encoding P-loop NTPase fold protein: MNLDIIQFFNACNPSKTLKIGQPEDQRYYVDFAPVRGGNVIRRLHRTIIHQAEQATCQLFTGHIGCGKSTELFRLKAQLEDDGFHVVYFESSADLDMGDVDITDILLAMTQQITSSLETAKIYLKPNYFVNLFQEIEEFLKSPIEFSSGSGISLHLGIGKITAKTKDSPRLRSQLRQYLEPRTAGILDAINQEIIGQATERLKKQGKKGLVVIVDNLDRVDISPKASGRSQPEYLFLDRGEQLKRLNCHVVYTIPLVLIFSNEFSALTNRFGVKPLVLPMVAATKRDGSAYHEGMQLLRKMVLARAFPHLLVSEREPLVTEVFDTSDTLDRLCQISGGHVRNLLVLLYSCLQEDDPPIRRENLERVIREYRDDMVAAINDDEWTLLHHVIEHHDIVQGEEEYEILLRSLFLLEYRDSEGRWFGINPAIAESKKFKQGGSDESGDN, encoded by the coding sequence ATGAATTTGGATATTATTCAATTTTTTAATGCTTGTAACCCGAGTAAGACGCTGAAAATCGGTCAACCGGAAGACCAGCGGTATTATGTTGATTTTGCACCAGTGCGGGGTGGGAATGTCATTCGTCGCTTGCACCGAACCATTATTCATCAAGCGGAGCAAGCGACTTGTCAGTTGTTTACCGGACATATTGGGTGCGGGAAATCGACGGAATTATTTCGGTTGAAAGCGCAATTGGAAGATGATGGATTTCACGTGGTTTATTTTGAGTCCAGTGCCGATCTGGATATGGGGGATGTGGATATTACGGATATTTTACTGGCGATGACGCAACAAATTACCAGTAGTTTGGAAACGGCGAAGATTTATTTGAAGCCGAATTACTTTGTGAATTTGTTTCAGGAGATCGAAGAGTTCTTAAAGTCTCCGATTGAGTTTTCTTCTGGTTCGGGGATCTCGCTGCATTTGGGGATTGGGAAGATTACGGCGAAAACGAAAGATAGCCCCCGGTTGCGCAGTCAGTTGCGGCAATATTTGGAACCGCGAACGGCGGGTATTCTGGATGCGATTAATCAAGAAATTATCGGGCAAGCGACGGAGCGGTTGAAAAAGCAGGGGAAGAAAGGTTTGGTGGTGATAGTTGATAATTTAGACCGCGTTGATATTTCGCCGAAAGCATCCGGACGATCGCAACCGGAATACTTATTTCTCGATCGCGGCGAACAATTGAAGCGGTTAAATTGTCACGTGGTTTATACAATTCCGCTAGTCCTAATTTTTTCTAATGAGTTCAGTGCTCTCACTAACCGTTTTGGCGTGAAACCTTTGGTTTTACCAATGGTTGCTGCGACGAAGCGAGATGGTAGTGCCTATCATGAAGGGATGCAATTGCTACGAAAAATGGTGCTGGCGCGCGCGTTTCCGCATCTCCTGGTATCGGAGCGAGAACCTTTGGTGACTGAAGTCTTCGATACGTCCGATACGTTGGATCGATTATGTCAAATTAGTGGGGGTCACGTGCGGAATTTATTAGTATTATTGTATAGCTGTTTGCAAGAGGATGACCCGCCGATTCGACGCGAGAATTTAGAGCGCGTGATTCGGGAATATCGCGACGATATGGTGGCAGCGATTAATGATGATGAATGGACGTTGTTGCATCATGTTATTGAACATCACGATATCGTACAAGGCGAAGAAGAATATGAGATTTTGTTGCGCAGTTTATTTTTATTAGAGTATCGAGATAGTGAAGGACGTTGGTTTGGGATTAATCCCGCGATCGCAGAATCGAAGAAATTTAAGCAGGGAGGAAGCGATGAGAGCGGAGATAATTGA